Proteins from a single region of Labedella gwakjiensis:
- a CDS encoding heme/hemin ABC transporter substrate-binding protein — protein MTSRFRILALVVATGLLLVGCTTTAGDGDGDAQATPRLSDVTPLADPGGWDGPSTAVAPSSPVDPVTEGQQSLPATVTDAQGTTVEVDDTSRILALDIYGSLSRTVFELGFGDQVVGRDISSGFAEIADRPLVTQNGHDLNAEAILELAPTLIITDTSLGPWDTVLQMRDAGVDVVVVDSHRAIDSIGSLIDGVATALGVPERGAALAERVTASVDATVSDIAAIAPADGERLRMVFLYVRGQSGVYYMFGQESGADALVTALGGEDVSSEIGWTGMRPITDEGLVAANPDLVLVMTGGLESVDGVDGLLEALPALQQTPAGEHRRIVDMADSQILSFGPDTARVLEALAVAIYAPDQAG, from the coding sequence ATGACCAGCCGTTTCCGCATCCTCGCCCTCGTCGTCGCAACGGGCCTGCTCCTCGTGGGGTGCACGACGACAGCAGGAGACGGGGACGGTGATGCCCAGGCGACCCCGCGGCTCTCCGATGTCACTCCCCTCGCCGATCCCGGCGGATGGGACGGGCCGAGCACAGCCGTCGCGCCTTCCTCCCCCGTCGATCCGGTGACGGAGGGCCAGCAGTCGCTGCCTGCGACCGTCACCGACGCCCAGGGGACGACCGTCGAGGTCGACGACACATCGCGCATCCTCGCGCTCGACATCTACGGCTCCCTCTCGCGGACCGTGTTCGAGCTGGGATTCGGCGATCAGGTGGTGGGACGCGACATCTCGAGCGGTTTCGCGGAGATCGCCGACCGCCCCCTCGTGACGCAGAACGGCCACGACCTCAACGCCGAGGCCATCCTCGAGCTGGCCCCGACCCTCATCATCACGGATACGAGCCTCGGCCCCTGGGACACGGTGCTGCAGATGCGCGACGCAGGCGTCGACGTGGTCGTCGTCGACTCTCACCGCGCGATCGACTCGATCGGGTCGCTCATCGACGGAGTCGCGACGGCACTCGGTGTCCCCGAGAGAGGCGCGGCTCTCGCCGAGCGGGTCACGGCGTCCGTCGACGCCACCGTCTCGGACATCGCGGCGATCGCGCCGGCCGATGGCGAGCGTCTCCGCATGGTGTTCCTCTACGTGCGCGGACAGTCGGGCGTCTACTACATGTTCGGCCAGGAGTCCGGGGCCGATGCCCTCGTGACGGCGCTGGGAGGCGAGGACGTGTCCTCGGAGATCGGGTGGACCGGGATGCGGCCGATCACGGACGAGGGGCTCGTCGCCGCGAACCCGGACCTCGTGCTCGTCATGACGGGAGGCCTGGAGTCGGTGGACGGGGTCGACGGTCTGCTCGAGGCTCTGCCTGCGCTGCAGCAGACGCCCGCGGGTGAACACCGTCGTATCGTCGATATGGCCGACTCACAGATCCTGAGCTTCGGGCCCGACACGGCCCGCGTTCTCGAAGCCCTCGCCGTGGCCATCTACGCGCCGGACCAGGCCGGATGA
- a CDS encoding MarR family winged helix-turn-helix transcriptional regulator, translating to MTSTGVDGGARRGENETPSPLHEVEEQMGILAAKIRTSIRDAAAAVDPALQPFGLKLLRIVERLGPIHAGAAAEMLAVDRTAISRQSRQLEDLGLVSTRSDPEDRRARFIELTDEGRARLGNIGPTGFSSLQRVLGEWDDADLHRFAGYLARWIHDWEALEVEDGRNTPV from the coding sequence ATGACGTCCACCGGGGTCGACGGCGGCGCGCGGCGTGGCGAGAACGAAACGCCCTCTCCCCTCCACGAGGTCGAGGAGCAGATGGGCATCCTCGCCGCGAAGATCCGCACGAGCATCCGCGACGCGGCCGCGGCCGTCGACCCCGCACTCCAGCCGTTCGGCCTCAAGCTGCTCCGCATCGTCGAGCGCCTCGGCCCGATTCACGCGGGTGCCGCGGCCGAGATGCTCGCCGTCGACCGCACAGCCATCAGCCGTCAGTCGCGGCAGCTCGAGGACCTCGGCCTCGTCTCCACACGCTCAGACCCCGAGGACCGCCGGGCGCGATTCATCGAGCTCACAGACGAGGGTCGCGCGCGCCTCGGGAACATCGGGCCGACCGGTTTCTCCTCCCTGCAGCGCGTGCTCGGCGAGTGGGACGACGCGGACCTCCACCGTTTCGCCGGCTACCTCGCCCGTTGGATCCACGACTGGGAGGCCCTCGAAGTTGAGGACGGGCGGAACACCCCGGTCTGA
- a CDS encoding NmrA family NAD(P)-binding protein, whose protein sequence is MTTTVLVAGATGDLGRRIVRALGGRDAWIRVLTRPGSDSAHAMYGDADGIEIVEASYTDAAALLAATAGVDVVISAVNGLRPVIVDAQSALLAAAVRSGVSRFIPSDYSADYRSISPGSNRNFELRREFAATLDAADIRATSVLNGAFADMLTGQAPLISFSRHRVMFWSSADQVLDFTTKDDVARTVASVALDDRAPRVVEVAGSSVTARQIAETLTSLTGTSHRLQWAGTTGTLAGISSVMRRMSRDDGEAFPAWQGMQYFVSMFSGQAQLRNLDNDRYGPVPWTSVRDVLSAHLADGAREPVS, encoded by the coding sequence ATGACCACCACCGTTCTCGTCGCCGGAGCGACCGGCGATCTCGGCCGCCGTATCGTCCGTGCCCTCGGTGGCCGCGACGCCTGGATCCGCGTTCTCACACGTCCCGGGAGCGACTCGGCGCACGCGATGTACGGTGACGCTGACGGGATCGAGATCGTCGAGGCCTCCTACACGGACGCTGCGGCTCTCCTGGCGGCCACCGCGGGTGTCGACGTGGTGATCTCCGCCGTCAACGGCCTCCGTCCCGTGATCGTCGACGCGCAGAGCGCCCTTCTCGCTGCCGCGGTGCGCTCGGGGGTCTCCCGATTCATCCCCTCCGACTATTCGGCCGACTACCGGTCCATCTCCCCGGGCAGCAACCGCAACTTCGAGCTCCGTCGCGAATTCGCGGCAACCCTGGATGCGGCCGACATCCGCGCCACCTCCGTGCTCAACGGGGCCTTCGCCGACATGCTCACGGGCCAGGCGCCGCTCATCTCGTTCTCGCGGCACCGGGTGATGTTCTGGTCGTCGGCCGATCAGGTCCTCGACTTCACGACCAAGGACGACGTGGCCCGCACGGTCGCCTCTGTCGCTCTCGACGATCGGGCACCGCGCGTCGTGGAAGTGGCCGGGTCGAGTGTCACAGCGCGTCAGATCGCGGAGACTCTCACGAGCCTCACCGGGACGAGTCACCGGCTCCAGTGGGCGGGCACGACCGGCACGCTCGCGGGGATCAGTTCGGTCATGCGCCGGATGTCGCGCGACGACGGTGAGGCGTTCCCGGCATGGCAGGGGATGCAGTACTTCGTGAGCATGTTCAGCGGCCAGGCACAGCTGCGCAACCTCGACAACGATCGCTACGGGCCCGTGCCGTGGACCTCGGTCCGTGACGTGCTGTCGGCTCACCTCGCTGATGGAGCGCGCGAGCCCGTCAGCTGA
- a CDS encoding WxL protein peptidoglycan domain-containing protein, which translates to MLLSAVAVATAFAVSAGGTATAAAAATRAHTLSSAATDGASWSVSPADTPHGAGRPFFDYALDPGETIDDAFAVRNDGAAALTLAVYAADAFTTREGNIDLLPAGEQSEDAGTWVELDTAEIVLQPGETRVVPFSIAVPADARPGDHPAGIVTSLRSDDDGAQVQVDRRLGSRLFVRVAGELSPSVEVSDPVVSFSGTWNPLALGQVDVVYTLSNTGDTRVTAVGATSIHGPAGVASLTTGAEQLPEVLPGSTVEVTQTVSGVAALVWLGGAVNVIPTSVGIGAAQLDAVVLPFGVAAVPVATLLILAGIAVLVGAIVLLMRRRRRSA; encoded by the coding sequence ATGCTCCTTTCAGCCGTGGCCGTCGCCACGGCTTTCGCCGTCTCCGCGGGCGGCACCGCCACGGCGGCCGCCGCGGCGACCCGCGCCCACACGCTCTCGAGCGCTGCAACGGACGGCGCCAGCTGGAGCGTCTCCCCAGCCGACACTCCACACGGTGCCGGCCGACCCTTCTTCGACTACGCCCTCGACCCGGGGGAGACGATCGATGATGCGTTCGCCGTGCGCAATGACGGCGCGGCCGCTCTCACCCTCGCCGTCTACGCCGCCGACGCCTTCACGACGAGGGAGGGGAACATCGATCTCCTCCCCGCCGGCGAGCAGTCGGAGGACGCGGGCACGTGGGTGGAGCTCGATACGGCCGAGATCGTCCTCCAGCCGGGTGAGACACGTGTCGTGCCGTTCAGTATCGCCGTTCCTGCCGACGCCCGGCCGGGCGATCACCCCGCCGGGATCGTCACGTCGCTCCGATCGGACGACGACGGCGCGCAGGTCCAGGTGGACCGCCGACTCGGGAGCCGCCTGTTCGTGCGCGTCGCCGGTGAGCTCTCTCCATCCGTCGAGGTATCGGATCCGGTGGTCTCGTTCTCCGGGACCTGGAACCCCCTCGCCCTCGGCCAGGTCGATGTCGTGTACACGCTGAGCAACACGGGCGACACCCGCGTCACGGCTGTGGGGGCGACATCGATCCACGGCCCCGCCGGTGTCGCGTCGCTCACGACGGGAGCCGAGCAACTGCCCGAGGTACTGCCGGGCTCCACCGTGGAAGTGACGCAGACCGTGTCCGGTGTGGCCGCTCTCGTCTGGTTGGGAGGCGCCGTGAACGTCATCCCCACGAGCGTCGGGATCGGGGCGGCGCAGCTGGACGCCGTCGTCCTGCCGTTCGGTGTGGCTGCCGTGCCTGTGGCGACGCTCCTCATCCTCGCGGGGATCGCCGTTCTCGTCGGCGCCATCGTCCTCCTGATGCGCCGGAGGCGCCGGAGCGCGTGA
- a CDS encoding FecCD family ABC transporter permease: MSAAIAPSVGASRDEPTIGDPSHPAPTVRHPRRRRRILTGLLLGATTLLAVLSAGLGQLSIPVPEILGSVAAHTNDLLSAVGLGAITLPIVAEPGHPNADATLWMIRFPRIAMALVVGAALAVGGALMQGVFRNPLAEPGVVGVSSGAAMAAAIAIVSGATSAGPLTSPLFAFVGGLIATFLVYLAARSGGRTEVVTLVLTGIAVNAVCGAGIALATFLSSTQQREQIVFWQLGSLNGTRWQDVAIVAPVTVIGLVGALALAHRLDLLALGERQARHLGVSIERTRVVAIVLVAILTAAAVALCGIIAFVGLVVPHLVRLVLGPSHRPLIAVSALGGALLLLAADTVARTAVPYADLPIGMLTALVGGPFFFWLLRRTRVRSGGWA, from the coding sequence ATGAGCGCGGCGATCGCGCCGTCGGTCGGGGCGTCACGGGATGAGCCCACGATCGGCGATCCGTCGCATCCGGCGCCGACGGTCCGCCACCCGCGACGGCGGCGCCGCATCCTGACAGGCCTGCTCCTCGGCGCGACAACTCTGCTCGCCGTCCTTTCTGCTGGTCTCGGCCAGCTCTCCATCCCGGTCCCCGAGATCCTCGGCTCGGTCGCGGCCCACACGAACGACCTGCTGTCGGCCGTGGGTCTCGGCGCGATCACACTGCCGATCGTCGCAGAGCCGGGCCACCCCAACGCCGACGCGACCCTCTGGATGATCCGCTTCCCCCGCATCGCGATGGCGCTCGTCGTCGGGGCGGCGCTCGCCGTGGGCGGGGCGCTCATGCAGGGCGTGTTCCGCAATCCCCTCGCCGAGCCGGGAGTGGTCGGGGTGTCGTCGGGTGCGGCCATGGCGGCGGCGATCGCGATCGTCTCCGGTGCGACCTCCGCCGGGCCGCTCACCTCCCCGCTCTTCGCGTTCGTCGGCGGACTGATCGCCACCTTCCTCGTGTACCTGGCGGCGCGTTCCGGCGGGCGGACGGAGGTCGTCACGCTCGTGCTCACGGGCATCGCCGTGAATGCCGTGTGCGGCGCCGGGATCGCCCTCGCGACCTTCCTGTCATCCACTCAGCAACGCGAGCAGATCGTGTTCTGGCAGCTCGGCTCGCTCAACGGCACGCGCTGGCAGGACGTCGCGATCGTCGCCCCTGTCACGGTGATCGGCCTCGTGGGCGCCCTAGCTCTCGCCCACCGGCTCGACCTCCTCGCCCTCGGCGAGCGCCAAGCGCGCCACCTCGGCGTCTCCATCGAGCGCACGCGGGTGGTCGCGATCGTGCTCGTCGCGATCCTCACGGCAGCGGCCGTCGCGCTGTGCGGCATCATCGCGTTCGTCGGTCTCGTCGTGCCACATCTCGTGCGCCTCGTCCTCGGTCCGTCCCACCGCCCCCTCATCGCCGTGAGCGCCCTCGGTGGCGCCCTGCTCCTGCTCGCCGCCGACACCGTCGCGCGCACGGCCGTGCCATACGCCGACCTCCCGATCGGCATGCTCACGGCTCTCGTGGGCGGACCGTTCTTCTTCTGGCTCCTGCGCCGCACGCGCGTCCGCTCGGGAGGATGGGCGTGA
- a CDS encoding ATP-binding cassette domain-containing protein: MSAMRQAVADGEAPSGTPIVEVRGIGKSYGPVNALSGVSTTVAAGEVTCVLGDNGAGKSTFIKMLAGAHSPSEGELLLDGRPVTFSSPRAALDAGIATVYQDLAVVPLMPVWRNFFLGSEITRGVGPFRRLDVAEMKRITYTELDNMGIELRDVDQPIGTLSGGERQCVAIARAVYFGARVLILDEPTAALGVKQSGVVLRYIARARDRGLGVVFITHNPHHAYPVGDRFLLLNRGTSLGDFPKEQITLDELTSLMAGGAELDSLAHELQRTMGPRSPIAQQVEAEARRQPDIVGDTGEARPL; the protein is encoded by the coding sequence ATGAGCGCGATGCGTCAGGCCGTCGCCGACGGAGAAGCGCCGTCGGGCACCCCCATCGTCGAGGTCCGCGGGATCGGCAAGTCGTACGGGCCCGTGAACGCGCTCTCGGGGGTCTCCACGACCGTGGCCGCCGGCGAGGTGACCTGCGTCCTCGGAGACAACGGTGCGGGGAAGTCGACGTTCATCAAGATGCTCGCGGGGGCACACTCGCCGAGCGAGGGTGAGCTCCTCCTCGACGGCCGGCCGGTCACGTTCTCGTCTCCGCGCGCCGCGCTCGACGCCGGTATCGCGACCGTCTACCAGGACCTCGCGGTCGTTCCCCTCATGCCGGTCTGGCGGAACTTCTTCCTCGGGTCGGAGATCACGCGCGGCGTCGGTCCCTTCCGACGGCTCGATGTGGCGGAGATGAAACGGATCACGTACACCGAGCTCGACAACATGGGTATCGAGCTGCGGGACGTCGACCAGCCCATCGGAACCCTTTCGGGTGGCGAACGCCAGTGCGTCGCCATCGCACGCGCCGTCTACTTCGGCGCGCGAGTGCTCATCCTCGACGAGCCGACGGCCGCGCTCGGCGTCAAGCAGTCGGGCGTCGTGCTGCGGTACATCGCCCGTGCGCGCGATCGGGGACTCGGCGTGGTCTTCATCACCCACAATCCCCATCACGCCTACCCTGTGGGTGATCGCTTCCTCCTGCTCAACCGCGGCACGAGTCTCGGCGACTTCCCGAAGGAGCAGATCACCCTCGACGAGCTCACGAGCCTCATGGCCGGAGGCGCGGAGCTCGACTCGCTCGCACATGAGCTCCAGCGGACGATGGGTCCGCGTTCACCGATCGCTCAGCAGGTGGAGGCCGAGGCGAGGCGCCAGCCCGACATCGTCGGCGACACGGGGGAGGCCCGACCGCTCTGA
- a CDS encoding heme ABC transporter ATP-binding protein, with amino-acid sequence MGVTAIIEARGLHVRFGAREILTAIDLAVGPGELVALVGPNGAGKSTLLHALSGDAAPTDGAVHLDGRPLGAYRPVDLARRRSVLTQSNEVSFPFSAREVVEMGRAPWRGRPEENEDDAHIERAVEDAEIAPLLDRTITELSGGERARVAFARVRAQACPLILLDEPTASLDIRHQERVLARLHRHADEGGAVVVVLHDLDLAAAYAGRVVVLEAGRIRADGPPREALSSDLLSEVYRHPIAVSSEGDTVRVGPVRSGSTPPVPPTDHDRKEHPAHA; translated from the coding sequence ATGGGCGTGACGGCGATCATCGAGGCACGCGGCCTGCACGTCCGGTTCGGAGCGCGCGAGATCCTGACCGCCATCGATCTGGCCGTCGGTCCGGGTGAACTCGTGGCCCTCGTGGGACCGAACGGGGCCGGAAAGTCCACGCTGCTGCATGCCCTCTCGGGCGATGCGGCCCCGACGGACGGCGCCGTGCACCTCGACGGACGGCCCCTCGGCGCGTATCGGCCCGTCGACCTCGCCCGGCGCCGCTCCGTCCTCACCCAGTCGAACGAGGTCTCGTTCCCGTTCAGCGCGCGCGAGGTCGTCGAGATGGGACGCGCGCCCTGGCGGGGGCGACCGGAGGAGAACGAGGACGACGCACACATCGAGCGCGCCGTGGAGGACGCCGAGATCGCGCCACTGCTCGACCGCACGATCACCGAGTTGTCAGGCGGCGAGCGCGCCCGTGTCGCGTTCGCGCGTGTGCGCGCCCAGGCATGCCCGCTCATCCTGCTCGACGAGCCCACAGCGAGTCTCGACATCCGCCACCAGGAGCGGGTGCTCGCGCGTCTCCACCGACACGCGGACGAGGGCGGGGCCGTCGTCGTCGTGCTGCACGACCTCGATCTCGCCGCGGCCTACGCCGGGCGCGTCGTGGTCCTCGAGGCCGGGCGCATCCGCGCCGACGGGCCTCCGCGCGAGGCCCTGTCGAGCGACCTGCTCTCCGAGGTGTACCGCCACCCCATCGCGGTCTCCTCCGAGGGAGACACGGTCCGCGTCGGCCCCGTCCGGTCCGGGTCCACTCCCCCCGTCCCACCCACCGATCACGACCGGAAGGAACACCCGGCCCATGCCTGA
- a CDS encoding aminoglycoside phosphotransferase family protein yields the protein MRHERIDAALVRRLIAEQFPEWRSLAVRPVEIDGWDNRTFHLGDEYTVRLPSGPGYASQVHKEIRILPIVAAAVSLPVPEIVGVGVPGAGYPFSWTVRRWIDGTPARDVPSLDRDLFARDVARFLHELWAIDTVDGPTAGEHSAGRGAPLQQWDEQVRSALDALGPRVDAMRARELWDDALHAKDSHEPRWFHGDVAVGNLLTRGGRLSAVIDFGCAGVGDPACDLVIAWTLLDPAGRDAFRRAIDVDDAMWARAIGWALWKALITVDDPLRATESAFTLRQLLD from the coding sequence ATGAGGCACGAACGAATCGACGCAGCCCTGGTCCGCCGCCTCATCGCCGAGCAGTTCCCGGAATGGCGATCGCTCGCCGTGCGTCCCGTCGAGATCGACGGGTGGGACAACCGCACGTTCCATCTCGGAGACGAGTACACCGTCCGGCTCCCGAGCGGGCCAGGCTACGCCTCACAGGTTCACAAGGAGATCCGAATCCTCCCGATCGTGGCGGCCGCCGTCTCCCTTCCCGTTCCGGAGATCGTCGGCGTCGGCGTGCCGGGCGCAGGTTATCCGTTCTCCTGGACGGTCCGACGGTGGATCGACGGCACCCCTGCCCGCGACGTCCCGAGCCTCGACCGCGATCTATTCGCGCGCGACGTCGCTCGGTTCCTCCACGAGCTGTGGGCGATCGACACGGTCGACGGCCCCACAGCCGGAGAGCACAGCGCGGGTCGCGGAGCCCCGCTTCAGCAGTGGGACGAGCAGGTACGCTCAGCCCTCGACGCCCTCGGGCCACGTGTCGACGCGATGAGAGCCCGCGAGCTGTGGGACGACGCACTGCACGCGAAGGACTCTCACGAGCCGCGCTGGTTCCACGGCGACGTCGCCGTGGGGAACCTCCTCACGAGGGGCGGCCGGCTCTCCGCGGTGATCGACTTCGGCTGCGCCGGAGTCGGCGATCCGGCGTGCGACCTCGTCATCGCCTGGACACTCCTCGATCCCGCGGGTCGAGACGCCTTCCGACGGGCGATCGACGTCGACGACGCGATGTGGGCGCGCGCGATCGGGTGGGCCCTGTGGAAGGCCCTCATCACCGTGGACGATCCGCTCCGCGCGACCGAGTCCGCCTTCACCCTGCGGCAGCTCCTCGACTGA
- a CDS encoding heme oxygenase (biliverdin-producing), whose protein sequence is MDTTIAPTAEHAAPGVAALLREATDAQHRTAESRPFMTALMGGELDLAAYTLYLAQFARIYAALESRDTVPTDPSVLQDRRLDRAAAIDGDLAALGAPDWRDTVPALPATIVYEEHLRAIARTEPLRLVAHHYTRYLGDLSGGQVMATMLRRHYGATDEQLSYFRFDELGPLVPYKRGYRDALDALDLTDADRDVLVAEARAAFDANTAVFDDLQKVVAAR, encoded by the coding sequence ATGGACACGACCATCGCCCCGACCGCTGAGCACGCAGCCCCCGGCGTCGCCGCGCTTCTGCGCGAGGCCACAGACGCCCAGCACCGCACCGCCGAGTCGCGCCCGTTCATGACGGCGCTCATGGGAGGGGAGCTCGACCTCGCCGCGTACACGCTGTACCTGGCGCAGTTCGCCCGGATCTACGCGGCCCTCGAGTCGCGTGACACCGTCCCGACCGACCCATCCGTGCTCCAGGACCGCCGGCTGGATCGTGCAGCCGCGATCGACGGGGACCTCGCCGCGCTCGGCGCCCCCGACTGGCGCGACACGGTTCCGGCCCTGCCCGCGACGATCGTCTACGAGGAGCACCTGCGGGCGATCGCCCGCACCGAGCCTCTCCGCCTCGTGGCCCACCACTACACGCGCTACCTCGGCGACCTCTCGGGTGGGCAGGTGATGGCGACGATGCTCCGGCGCCACTACGGCGCCACCGATGAGCAGCTCTCCTACTTCCGCTTCGACGAGCTCGGGCCGCTCGTGCCCTACAAGCGCGGCTACCGCGACGCGCTCGACGCCCTCGATCTCACTGACGCGGACCGTGACGTCCTCGTCGCCGAGGCGCGCGCGGCCTTCGATGCGAACACGGCTGTCTTCGACGACCTGCAGAAGGTCGTCGCCGCACGCTGA
- a CDS encoding MDR family MFS transporter yields MSHRQVLQALSGLLLGMFVSILAGTVVSTSLPLIISELKGDQSAYTWVVTATLLATTVSTPLWGKFADLFNRKLLIQLALGLFVLGSAAAGFAQNTDWLIVFRVFQGLGGGGLAALSQIIMADIISPRERGRYAGLFGGVMAVGTVGGPLLGGLITDAFGWRWNFFVALPVAIVAIMLIQSTLHLPKRAKRKVTIDYAGAVLIAGGVSLFLIWLSMAGKQFDWMSLETLIMVTGAVVLLAAAVIVELKAAEPIIPLSMFRNRTFTLAVIASISVGVSMFGTAVFLAQYMQLARGATPTQSGLLTIPMMAGLLIASAFFGSLISKRGRWKAIMVTGGVLAVVGTSLLSTLHYDTPFVLVAIYMFVLGAGIGMLMQNLVLVVQNSIEVRNLGVATSAVTFFRSLGGTVGVSALGSILGTVVAQSIKDGIAGLAPEQQAVAAQALAGGTIPQVNQLPEAIRVVVESAYGTGVGQVFLYSVPLAVITLIAVAFLPNARLGTMNAVQRHGAAQETELETELEVAEDRLISTSTAAVALPPVGLSHPDERGRRDADGGDR; encoded by the coding sequence ATGAGCCACCGCCAGGTGCTCCAGGCTCTCTCCGGTCTGCTCCTCGGCATGTTCGTGTCGATCCTCGCGGGAACCGTCGTCTCGACGTCGCTCCCGCTCATCATCTCGGAGCTCAAGGGCGACCAGTCGGCCTACACCTGGGTGGTCACGGCGACCCTCCTCGCCACGACGGTGTCCACGCCGCTGTGGGGGAAGTTCGCCGACCTCTTCAACCGCAAGCTGCTCATCCAGCTCGCCCTCGGGCTCTTCGTGCTGGGCTCGGCCGCAGCCGGCTTCGCTCAGAACACCGACTGGCTCATCGTCTTCCGCGTCTTCCAGGGTCTCGGCGGCGGCGGTCTCGCGGCGCTCAGCCAGATCATCATGGCCGACATCATCAGCCCGCGAGAGCGCGGGCGTTACGCCGGCCTCTTCGGCGGCGTGATGGCCGTCGGCACCGTCGGCGGCCCGCTGCTCGGAGGCCTCATCACGGACGCGTTCGGGTGGCGGTGGAACTTCTTCGTCGCTCTCCCGGTGGCGATCGTGGCGATCATGCTCATCCAGTCGACGCTCCACCTGCCGAAGCGCGCCAAGCGCAAGGTCACCATCGACTACGCGGGCGCCGTCCTCATCGCCGGTGGCGTCTCCCTCTTCCTCATCTGGCTGTCGATGGCCGGCAAGCAGTTCGACTGGATGTCGCTCGAGACGCTCATCATGGTCACGGGAGCCGTCGTGCTCCTCGCCGCCGCGGTCATCGTCGAGCTCAAGGCCGCCGAGCCGATCATCCCCCTCTCGATGTTCCGCAACCGCACCTTCACCCTCGCGGTCATCGCGAGCATCTCCGTGGGCGTCTCGATGTTCGGCACCGCCGTCTTCCTCGCCCAGTACATGCAGCTCGCGCGTGGCGCGACGCCCACCCAGTCGGGCCTCCTCACCATCCCGATGATGGCCGGACTGCTCATCGCGTCCGCGTTCTTCGGCTCCCTCATCAGCAAGCGCGGACGGTGGAAGGCGATCATGGTCACCGGCGGTGTCCTCGCCGTGGTGGGCACCTCCCTCCTCAGCACCCTGCACTACGACACCCCGTTCGTCCTCGTCGCGATCTACATGTTCGTGCTCGGAGCGGGTATCGGCATGCTCATGCAGAACCTCGTCCTCGTCGTGCAGAACTCGATCGAGGTGCGGAACCTCGGCGTCGCCACGAGCGCCGTCACGTTCTTCCGCAGCCTCGGAGGCACCGTGGGTGTGTCCGCTCTCGGATCGATCCTCGGAACCGTCGTCGCCCAGAGCATCAAGGACGGCATCGCCGGCCTGGCCCCCGAGCAGCAGGCCGTCGCGGCGCAGGCCCTCGCGGGCGGCACCATCCCGCAGGTGAATCAGCTGCCCGAGGCGATCCGTGTGGTCGTCGAGAGCGCCTACGGCACCGGTGTCGGACAGGTCTTCCTCTACAGCGTGCCGCTCGCGGTCATCACCCTCATCGCTGTCGCGTTCCTCCCGAACGCGCGGCTCGGTACGATGAACGCGGTGCAGCGACACGGCGCTGCACAGGAGACCGAGCTGGAGACCGAGCTCGAAGTGGCGGAGGACCGACTCATCAGCACGTCGACCGCCGCCGTCGCCCTCCCTCCCGTGGGTCTCTCCCACCCGGACGAGCGCGGGCGGCGCGACGCCGACGGCGGGGACCGGTAG